GGCTATGCAGACAAGCTTTGGCGAGGGAGGGCTAGGGGAGAGTGACCGCATGATTACCCAGATCATTCCCCTGCAGTATGCGGATCCGGAGGAGCTGCGACGTCTGTTTGCCCCCCTTGTGTCCAAGACCAGTGTTCTTTTATCCTATGCCTCCAGCCGTATGCTGATTGTTACGGATTCAGAATCCAATATACGCCGAATCCTTGAGATTGTCCGTTATATTGACGTGCGGGACAAGGGCCGTGAAATCCGGATGATTTCCCTGACCCATGCTGATGCCGCAGAGCTTGTAGGTACCCTTGAGGCCGTTTTTCGGCAGACCCGCAGGGAAGAGGGCAGCAGTGTAACCGAAGATGCGGTCAAATTTGTGGCGGATAAAAGAACCAATACCCTGATAATTCTTGCCAGCAAGGTGGATGTGGAGCGGGTGGAACCCCTTGTGAGACAGCTGGACAGTGCCCTGCCCAAGGGACGGGGCCGTGTGCATGTGTACTATCTTGAAAATGCCGTGGCAGAAGATCTGGCGTCTGTGCTGCAGGCCATGGTGGGCAGGAATACCGCCGGTGGTGGCACGGGAACCAATCAGCCTGTGGTATCTGCCGATGTGACCGTGACGGCGGATTCTGCCACTAACAGCCTCGTGATCATGGCGAATCAGGGCGATCATGCTGTGCTGGGAGATGTGATTCAGAAACTCGATATTCCCAGATCCATGGTGCTGATTGAAGCCCTGATCGTTGAGGTCAGCGTGAGCAGCACCTTTGGTCTGGGTGCGGAGTGGGCTGTAGGGGATACCTTTTCCAAAGGGGGGGCCGACGCTGCCTTTGGAGGGGGCTTTTCCGGTACGGCCGGTAACTCCGCCTGGAGCAACAGCATAGGGCTGGCAAAGGGTGGTATGTTACCCAGCGGTTTTTCCATAGGTGTGGCCGCAGCCCCCCTTGTGCTGAAATCCGGTGGGCAGGAAATTACCTTTCCCAATCTGGGGGCCCTGATACAGGCCTATGAGTCGGACAGAAACTCCCATATTCTCGCTACTCCTCAGATTACCACCCTGGACAACCGGGAGGCCAGCATCACTGTGGGCCGGAATATCCCCTACCTCATCAAATCGGCCACGGGCGATAATGCCTATAATAATTATGAGTACAAGGATGTGGGGGTGCAGTTGAAAATTACGCCTCAGATCAGCAAGGAAGGTCTGATACGCCTGGATATTTTTCAGGAGGTAACGCGCCTGCTGTCCACCGCAGGAACCCTGAATGAGCTGCCCACAACCTTAAAGCGGAGCATTGATACAACGGTGCTGGTCCGGGATCGTAATACGGTGGTCATTGGCGGGCTGATTGATGACAGCTTTTCCGAGTCCGAGTACAAGGTACCCTGTCTGGGGGATATTCCG
The sequence above is drawn from the Desulfobotulus pelophilus genome and encodes:
- the gspD gene encoding type II secretion system secretin GspD — its product is MMLTPTRTPEVRSFLTACILGLLLALAALPAMGANRNVNIDFNDVEISVFIKYISEVTGKNFVIDNRIRGKVTIVSPGAVTVYEAWDIFESVLEVHGFAAIPSGEVYKVVTQPDARTKAMQTSFGEGGLGESDRMITQIIPLQYADPEELRRLFAPLVSKTSVLLSYASSRMLIVTDSESNIRRILEIVRYIDVRDKGREIRMISLTHADAAELVGTLEAVFRQTRREEGSSVTEDAVKFVADKRTNTLIILASKVDVERVEPLVRQLDSALPKGRGRVHVYYLENAVAEDLASVLQAMVGRNTAGGGTGTNQPVVSADVTVTADSATNSLVIMANQGDHAVLGDVIQKLDIPRSMVLIEALIVEVSVSSTFGLGAEWAVGDTFSKGGADAAFGGGFSGTAGNSAWSNSIGLAKGGMLPSGFSIGVAAAPLVLKSGGQEITFPNLGALIQAYESDRNSHILATPQITTLDNREASITVGRNIPYLIKSATGDNAYNNYEYKDVGVQLKITPQISKEGLIRLDIFQEVTRLLSTAGTLNELPTTLKRSIDTTVLVRDRNTVVIGGLIDDSFSESEYKVPCLGDIPGLRLLFSSMGREREKTNLFVFITPHIIRTVEDGNRVTQDRLESISELSPTTIPLYEENRKAKELPRPMVMPSDSPGGEAAAEEKNESGEVSADTPESERVPLSERPASDPSVSAPDGESDFDA